In Euwallacea fornicatus isolate EFF26 chromosome 2, ASM4011564v1, whole genome shotgun sequence, one genomic interval encodes:
- the LOC136349800 gene encoding inversin isoform X2, producing MSGPYALFDQDRTGKTGLHYCCTSDSKRAAQVADLLTMAAPDLVETRDEDGFTPLHLAVIAGNTQLVTFLLANGADVSAVDNEKHTVVHWATVCGETTALRSVLAAGAPVSTPDVHGGYPLHYAVQMCGGDKDADLGLQVLHSLLGHKDVDVSVEDGDKRQPLLWAASAGSAKAIVALVRAGAIVESSDRDGLTGLHCAASRGHTDCMDTLLTLCGASPDVIDSNGCTALHYAVTLGHADATALLLAHGADPNRQDRKGRSPAHCGCAKGQFETVKLIGGRGANLWMRNARGDLPLHEAAASGRRELVSWLLAMRPSQVNSRNNDGRTPLHMAALNDNVDMCKILLDSGASVNPILRTSKNVFMTPLDCALQRGFRSTAKYLQMHGGVPASRLGAPVPDTQMNNSLSLQIRDDVTFWGDSSSESEEAKLRVGGRSAKKVQKRKMSMRNRKKKILVPGSSGRSKEKSVSEVVGGGSPRNVSSSRIDYSNEIIINGRTEINIHHTKEITLDAEGESSPRKVEIGSNEKITVPSSGKRPKSAKFTKLGKEKSGSDKETTTEPHGTTHSTGTSDDTTMETVIDTYVQKTELKQSSHDLPDISNTTSEEVEGPHEVLVEASVHAEPKKTEGEEEGQIKGILKTSLGTDTAKFLAKEQQQSVEKAEASRSAIIKEEIKVEATEMAMIVKEERLVEIASKATETVVEDVKEADVVEESNEEAVADGEDKVEAVISELVDEVVVEKETKVQEIKELAADFKETKELSKELEESSKGKAKKFTQKPKRKTRSKKTDQPAIMKVFKPGEKVSDSQREKSEEDTETSVSEMVSDSIDQARKTHKSFKVLSEKQAKDLEKEQKKRLEKPRSKSDDTKFKDQKRTKKCKIPAPTFQTPLSKSDRQLDRLLEKEKKRLPDIETRIPSLPNIHETTKDRFFREDSNLSAPVLPSMYTDNERGSASDFEDDTRLSSTKKKKVKKRPKTRRRESRSAGSDYESSNLIDSGFEPSPRSSRIPKWKNMSDRGVNMTSVTRSIQTNIRRYHLERKIFQHLLELKRSQIRAGQHNEAILVKRAIDHYNQSCSSTVGAGRYIAEDFTFKSFEKFLYDSLRKLQKIDVAYLKGLPDASEHLNPLLCTQSTHRCMHATHAYTGIPCAAYLPKMDHHTIPKIGFEGSAQCKPATAGFLPRINPKKAVTLELSHGTDKQVISLPTDKLDQNKRYYVTFTVKGQEGGSSEDNGVAGSGNNGHIHSKSD from the exons atgaGTGGG CCATACGCCCTCTTCGATCAGGACCGTACTGGAAAAACAGGGCTGCACTATTGCTGCACTAGTGATAGTAAGAGAGCGGCCCAAGTAGCCGATTTGCTTACAATGGCCGCTCCCGATCTCGTAGAGACCCGAGATGAAGATGGCTTCACCCCGCTACACTTGGCTGTTATTGCTGGTAACACTCAATTGGTCACTTTTCTACTGGCAAATGGGGCTGATGTATCCGCAGTGGACAATGAGAAGCACACTGTGGTTCATTGGGCTACTG taTGTGGGGAAACTACTGCTCTTCGGTCAGTACTAGCCGCAGGGGCTCCTGTGTCCACCCCGGACGTTCACGGTGGATACCCACTCCACTATGCCGTTCAGATGTGTGGAGGG GACAAGGACGCCGATCTTGGCCTACAAGTCCTGCATAGCCTGCTTGGACACAAAGACGTAGACGTTTCTGTGGAGGACGGGGATAAAAGACAACCCTTATTGTGGGCGGCCAGTGCCGGGTCTGCTAAGGCCATTGTGGCCCTGGTAAGAGCAGGCGCGATAGTCGAATCTTCTGACAG GGACGGCTTAACAGGACTGCATTGCGCAGCTTCGAGAGGTCACACCGACTGTATGGATACGCTACTGACTTTATGCGGAGCTTCCCCAGATGTCATCGATAGTAATGGTTGTACTGCTTTGCATTACGCTGTTACCTTAG GTCACGCCGACGCAACGGCACTTTTATTGGCACATGGCGCAGACCCAAATAGACAGGACCGTAAAGGACGGAGTCCCGCGCATTGTGGCTGCGCAAAGGGCCAGTTTGAAACTGTGAAGCTTATTGGTGGCCGCGGGGCAAATTTGTGGATGAGAAATGCCCG GGGCGATTTGCCTTTGCATGAGGCTGCAGCTTCAGGAAGGAGAGAATTGGTCTCTTGGCTCCTTGCCATGCGGCCAAGTCAAGTAAATTCCCGAAACAACGACGGTAGAACTCCCCTGCATATGGCTGCATTGAATGATAACGTGGACATGTGCAAG ATTTTACTGGACTCCGGTGCTTCCGTCAACCCAATCCTTCGAACctccaaaaatgttttcatgaCCCCATTGGACTGCGCCCTCCAGCGTGGATTCCGCTCCACTgctaaataccttcaaatgcATGGTGGAGTCCCAGCAAGCCGCCTCGGAGCCCCCGTCCCCGATACCCAAATGAACAACTCTTTGAGTCTCCAGATAAGGGATGATGTTACTTTTTGGGGGGATAGCAGCTCCGAGAGTGAAGAGGCGAAGCTGCGGGTGGGGGGGAGAAGTGCTAAAAAAGTACAGAAAAGGAAAATGAGTATgagaaataggaaaaaaaagaTCTTAGTACCGGGAAGTAGTGGAAGGTCCAAGGAGAAATCAGTTAGTGAGGTGGTGGGAGGAGGGTCTCCGAGGAACGTGTCCTCGAGTAGAATTGATTATAGCAATGAGATTATCATTAATGGGAGAACGGAGATTAACATTCACCATACCAAGGAGATTACTTTGGACGCTGAAGGAGAAAGTTCTCCTAGAAAGGTAGAGATAGGGTCCAACGAGAAGATCACAGTACCTTCAAGCGGCAAAAGACCGAAAAGTGCCAAGTTTACAAAGCTTGGCAAAGAAAAGTCCGGTAGCGACAAAGAAACAACTACAGAACCTCATGGAACTACTCACAGTACTGGAACCTCGGACGACACTACCATGGAGACGGTAATAGACACATACGTGCAAAAGACTGAATTGAAGCAGAGCTCGCATGATTTACCGGATATTTCCAACACAACCAGCGAGGAAGTGGAGGGTCCTCACGAAGTTTTAGTTGAAGCTAGTGTTCATGCGGAACCCAAAAAGACAGAAGGAGAAGAAGAAGGGCAGATAAAGGGAATATTGAAAACCTCCCTGGGGACTGATACTGCTAAGTTTTTGGCCAAGGAGCAGCAGCAAAGTGTGGAGAAAGCTGAAGCGTCCAGAAGCGCAATTATCAAAGAAGAGATTAAAGTTGAAGCTACAGAGATGGCTATGATAGTCAAAGAGGAGAGACTTGTTGAGATTGCTAGTAAAGCAACTGAAACTGTTGTTGAAGATGTTAAAGAAGCTGATGTTGTTGAAGAAAGTAATGAAGAGGCTGTTGCGGATGGTGAAGATAAAGTTGAAGCTGTGATTTCAGAACTAGTTGATGAGGTTGTTGTTGAAAAGGAAACAAAAGTTCAAGAGATAAAGGAACTCGCAGctgattttaaagaaacaaaagagtTATCAAAGGAATTGGAAGAGTCTTCTAAAGGAAAAGCCAAGAAATTCACTCAGAAACCCAAACGTAAAACTCGTTCTAAGAAAACGGATCAACCAGCTataatgaaagtttttaagCCTGGAGAGAAAGTAAGCGACAGTCAAAGGGAAAAATCTGAAGAAGATACTGAAACCAGCGTATCAGAGATGGTGAGCGACTCCATAGATCAGGCCCGAAAGACCCATAAAAGTTTTAAGGTATTGAGTGAGAAACAGGCCAAAGATCTGGAGAAGGAACAGAAAAAACGTCTTGAGAAACCTCGCTCCAAGTCTGACGATACGAAATTTAAGGATCAAAAAAGGACGAAAAAGTGCAAAATTCCTGCACCAACATTTCAAACTCCCCTCTCAAAGAGCGATCGCCAATTAGATCGTCTATtggaaaaagagaaaaagaggCTGCCTGATATTGAAACCAGAATTCCTTCTCTTCCAAACATACATGAAACTACCAAAGACAG GTTCTTCAGGGAGGATTCCAACTTATCAGCTCCAGTCTTACCATCAATGTACACTGACAATGAACGAGGCAGTGCttctgattttgaagatgacacaagatTAAGCTCCACCAAAAAGAAGAAGGTGAAGAAGAGACCCAAGACCAGGCGCAGAGAGTCGAGGAGTGCTGGGAGTGACTACGAAAGCAGTAATTTGATTGATTCGGGATTCGAACCGAGTCCCCGGAGCAGTAGAATTCCGAAATGGAAGAATATGTCTGATCGGGGAGTCAATATGACCTCGGTTACTAGGAGTATTCAAACTAATATTCGGAG aTATCAcctggaaagaaaaatattccaacaTCTCCTAGAGTTGAAGCGTAGTCAAATTCGCGCCGGTCAGCACAACGAGGCGATCTTGGTCAAACGGGCAATTGACCACTACAACCAATCGTGTTCATCGACAGTGGGTGCGGGTCGATATATTGCAGAAGACTTCACATTCAAAAGTTTCGAGAAGTTCCTCTATGATTCGctaagaaaattgcagaaaatcgATGTCGCCTATCTGAAGGGGTTGCCCGACGCCTCTGAACATCTCAACCCTCTTTTATGCACTCAAAGTACGCACAGGTGTATGCATGCCACGCATGCCTACACTGGGATTCCATGCGCTGCATATT TGCCAAAAATGGACCATCACACTATTCCCAAAATAGGTTTTGAGGGTTCTGCACAATGCAAACCTGCAACCGCGGGATTTTTGCCCAGGATCAATCCCAAGAAAGCGGTTACTTTAGAATTAAGTCATGGAACTGATAAACAAGTCATTTCACTGCCAACGGACAAGCTGGACCAAAACAAGCGGTACTACGTCACATTTACAGTTAAGGGTCAAGAAGGTGGGTCGAGTGAGGACAATGGAGTAGCTGGAAGTGGGAATAATGGACACATACATTCAAAAAGCGACTGA
- the LOC136349800 gene encoding inversin isoform X1: MCTAAASHGAVPSLQGRQRRRRLSHGVTSLMYAAQQGDVERVRHLLRSQPYALFDQDRTGKTGLHYCCTSDSKRAAQVADLLTMAAPDLVETRDEDGFTPLHLAVIAGNTQLVTFLLANGADVSAVDNEKHTVVHWATVCGETTALRSVLAAGAPVSTPDVHGGYPLHYAVQMCGGDKDADLGLQVLHSLLGHKDVDVSVEDGDKRQPLLWAASAGSAKAIVALVRAGAIVESSDRDGLTGLHCAASRGHTDCMDTLLTLCGASPDVIDSNGCTALHYAVTLGHADATALLLAHGADPNRQDRKGRSPAHCGCAKGQFETVKLIGGRGANLWMRNARGDLPLHEAAASGRRELVSWLLAMRPSQVNSRNNDGRTPLHMAALNDNVDMCKILLDSGASVNPILRTSKNVFMTPLDCALQRGFRSTAKYLQMHGGVPASRLGAPVPDTQMNNSLSLQIRDDVTFWGDSSSESEEAKLRVGGRSAKKVQKRKMSMRNRKKKILVPGSSGRSKEKSVSEVVGGGSPRNVSSSRIDYSNEIIINGRTEINIHHTKEITLDAEGESSPRKVEIGSNEKITVPSSGKRPKSAKFTKLGKEKSGSDKETTTEPHGTTHSTGTSDDTTMETVIDTYVQKTELKQSSHDLPDISNTTSEEVEGPHEVLVEASVHAEPKKTEGEEEGQIKGILKTSLGTDTAKFLAKEQQQSVEKAEASRSAIIKEEIKVEATEMAMIVKEERLVEIASKATETVVEDVKEADVVEESNEEAVADGEDKVEAVISELVDEVVVEKETKVQEIKELAADFKETKELSKELEESSKGKAKKFTQKPKRKTRSKKTDQPAIMKVFKPGEKVSDSQREKSEEDTETSVSEMVSDSIDQARKTHKSFKVLSEKQAKDLEKEQKKRLEKPRSKSDDTKFKDQKRTKKCKIPAPTFQTPLSKSDRQLDRLLEKEKKRLPDIETRIPSLPNIHETTKDRFFREDSNLSAPVLPSMYTDNERGSASDFEDDTRLSSTKKKKVKKRPKTRRRESRSAGSDYESSNLIDSGFEPSPRSSRIPKWKNMSDRGVNMTSVTRSIQTNIRRYHLERKIFQHLLELKRSQIRAGQHNEAILVKRAIDHYNQSCSSTVGAGRYIAEDFTFKSFEKFLYDSLRKLQKIDVAYLKGLPDASEHLNPLLCTQSTHRCMHATHAYTGIPCAAYLPKMDHHTIPKIGFEGSAQCKPATAGFLPRINPKKAVTLELSHGTDKQVISLPTDKLDQNKRYYVTFTVKGQEGGSSEDNGVAGSGNNGHIHSKSD, translated from the exons ATGTGCACCGCCGCGGCGTCTCATGGAGCGGTCCCCAGCCTACAGGGACGACAGCGTCGGCGACGTCTTTCCCACGGCGTCACTTCTTTGATGTACGCCGCTCAGCAGGGCGACGTGGAACGCGTCCGGCATCTCTTAAGATCGCAG CCATACGCCCTCTTCGATCAGGACCGTACTGGAAAAACAGGGCTGCACTATTGCTGCACTAGTGATAGTAAGAGAGCGGCCCAAGTAGCCGATTTGCTTACAATGGCCGCTCCCGATCTCGTAGAGACCCGAGATGAAGATGGCTTCACCCCGCTACACTTGGCTGTTATTGCTGGTAACACTCAATTGGTCACTTTTCTACTGGCAAATGGGGCTGATGTATCCGCAGTGGACAATGAGAAGCACACTGTGGTTCATTGGGCTACTG taTGTGGGGAAACTACTGCTCTTCGGTCAGTACTAGCCGCAGGGGCTCCTGTGTCCACCCCGGACGTTCACGGTGGATACCCACTCCACTATGCCGTTCAGATGTGTGGAGGG GACAAGGACGCCGATCTTGGCCTACAAGTCCTGCATAGCCTGCTTGGACACAAAGACGTAGACGTTTCTGTGGAGGACGGGGATAAAAGACAACCCTTATTGTGGGCGGCCAGTGCCGGGTCTGCTAAGGCCATTGTGGCCCTGGTAAGAGCAGGCGCGATAGTCGAATCTTCTGACAG GGACGGCTTAACAGGACTGCATTGCGCAGCTTCGAGAGGTCACACCGACTGTATGGATACGCTACTGACTTTATGCGGAGCTTCCCCAGATGTCATCGATAGTAATGGTTGTACTGCTTTGCATTACGCTGTTACCTTAG GTCACGCCGACGCAACGGCACTTTTATTGGCACATGGCGCAGACCCAAATAGACAGGACCGTAAAGGACGGAGTCCCGCGCATTGTGGCTGCGCAAAGGGCCAGTTTGAAACTGTGAAGCTTATTGGTGGCCGCGGGGCAAATTTGTGGATGAGAAATGCCCG GGGCGATTTGCCTTTGCATGAGGCTGCAGCTTCAGGAAGGAGAGAATTGGTCTCTTGGCTCCTTGCCATGCGGCCAAGTCAAGTAAATTCCCGAAACAACGACGGTAGAACTCCCCTGCATATGGCTGCATTGAATGATAACGTGGACATGTGCAAG ATTTTACTGGACTCCGGTGCTTCCGTCAACCCAATCCTTCGAACctccaaaaatgttttcatgaCCCCATTGGACTGCGCCCTCCAGCGTGGATTCCGCTCCACTgctaaataccttcaaatgcATGGTGGAGTCCCAGCAAGCCGCCTCGGAGCCCCCGTCCCCGATACCCAAATGAACAACTCTTTGAGTCTCCAGATAAGGGATGATGTTACTTTTTGGGGGGATAGCAGCTCCGAGAGTGAAGAGGCGAAGCTGCGGGTGGGGGGGAGAAGTGCTAAAAAAGTACAGAAAAGGAAAATGAGTATgagaaataggaaaaaaaagaTCTTAGTACCGGGAAGTAGTGGAAGGTCCAAGGAGAAATCAGTTAGTGAGGTGGTGGGAGGAGGGTCTCCGAGGAACGTGTCCTCGAGTAGAATTGATTATAGCAATGAGATTATCATTAATGGGAGAACGGAGATTAACATTCACCATACCAAGGAGATTACTTTGGACGCTGAAGGAGAAAGTTCTCCTAGAAAGGTAGAGATAGGGTCCAACGAGAAGATCACAGTACCTTCAAGCGGCAAAAGACCGAAAAGTGCCAAGTTTACAAAGCTTGGCAAAGAAAAGTCCGGTAGCGACAAAGAAACAACTACAGAACCTCATGGAACTACTCACAGTACTGGAACCTCGGACGACACTACCATGGAGACGGTAATAGACACATACGTGCAAAAGACTGAATTGAAGCAGAGCTCGCATGATTTACCGGATATTTCCAACACAACCAGCGAGGAAGTGGAGGGTCCTCACGAAGTTTTAGTTGAAGCTAGTGTTCATGCGGAACCCAAAAAGACAGAAGGAGAAGAAGAAGGGCAGATAAAGGGAATATTGAAAACCTCCCTGGGGACTGATACTGCTAAGTTTTTGGCCAAGGAGCAGCAGCAAAGTGTGGAGAAAGCTGAAGCGTCCAGAAGCGCAATTATCAAAGAAGAGATTAAAGTTGAAGCTACAGAGATGGCTATGATAGTCAAAGAGGAGAGACTTGTTGAGATTGCTAGTAAAGCAACTGAAACTGTTGTTGAAGATGTTAAAGAAGCTGATGTTGTTGAAGAAAGTAATGAAGAGGCTGTTGCGGATGGTGAAGATAAAGTTGAAGCTGTGATTTCAGAACTAGTTGATGAGGTTGTTGTTGAAAAGGAAACAAAAGTTCAAGAGATAAAGGAACTCGCAGctgattttaaagaaacaaaagagtTATCAAAGGAATTGGAAGAGTCTTCTAAAGGAAAAGCCAAGAAATTCACTCAGAAACCCAAACGTAAAACTCGTTCTAAGAAAACGGATCAACCAGCTataatgaaagtttttaagCCTGGAGAGAAAGTAAGCGACAGTCAAAGGGAAAAATCTGAAGAAGATACTGAAACCAGCGTATCAGAGATGGTGAGCGACTCCATAGATCAGGCCCGAAAGACCCATAAAAGTTTTAAGGTATTGAGTGAGAAACAGGCCAAAGATCTGGAGAAGGAACAGAAAAAACGTCTTGAGAAACCTCGCTCCAAGTCTGACGATACGAAATTTAAGGATCAAAAAAGGACGAAAAAGTGCAAAATTCCTGCACCAACATTTCAAACTCCCCTCTCAAAGAGCGATCGCCAATTAGATCGTCTATtggaaaaagagaaaaagaggCTGCCTGATATTGAAACCAGAATTCCTTCTCTTCCAAACATACATGAAACTACCAAAGACAG GTTCTTCAGGGAGGATTCCAACTTATCAGCTCCAGTCTTACCATCAATGTACACTGACAATGAACGAGGCAGTGCttctgattttgaagatgacacaagatTAAGCTCCACCAAAAAGAAGAAGGTGAAGAAGAGACCCAAGACCAGGCGCAGAGAGTCGAGGAGTGCTGGGAGTGACTACGAAAGCAGTAATTTGATTGATTCGGGATTCGAACCGAGTCCCCGGAGCAGTAGAATTCCGAAATGGAAGAATATGTCTGATCGGGGAGTCAATATGACCTCGGTTACTAGGAGTATTCAAACTAATATTCGGAG aTATCAcctggaaagaaaaatattccaacaTCTCCTAGAGTTGAAGCGTAGTCAAATTCGCGCCGGTCAGCACAACGAGGCGATCTTGGTCAAACGGGCAATTGACCACTACAACCAATCGTGTTCATCGACAGTGGGTGCGGGTCGATATATTGCAGAAGACTTCACATTCAAAAGTTTCGAGAAGTTCCTCTATGATTCGctaagaaaattgcagaaaatcgATGTCGCCTATCTGAAGGGGTTGCCCGACGCCTCTGAACATCTCAACCCTCTTTTATGCACTCAAAGTACGCACAGGTGTATGCATGCCACGCATGCCTACACTGGGATTCCATGCGCTGCATATT TGCCAAAAATGGACCATCACACTATTCCCAAAATAGGTTTTGAGGGTTCTGCACAATGCAAACCTGCAACCGCGGGATTTTTGCCCAGGATCAATCCCAAGAAAGCGGTTACTTTAGAATTAAGTCATGGAACTGATAAACAAGTCATTTCACTGCCAACGGACAAGCTGGACCAAAACAAGCGGTACTACGTCACATTTACAGTTAAGGGTCAAGAAGGTGGGTCGAGTGAGGACAATGGAGTAGCTGGAAGTGGGAATAATGGACACATACATTCAAAAAGCGACTGA
- the LOC136349800 gene encoding inversin-B isoform X3: MCTAAASHGAVPSLQGRQRRRRLSHGVTSLMYAAQQGDVERVRHLLRSQPYALFDQDRTGKTGLHYCCTSDSKRAAQVADLLTMAAPDLVETRDEDGFTPLHLAVIAGNTQLVTFLLANGADVSAVDNEKHTVVHWATVCGETTALRSVLAAGAPVSTPDVHGGYPLHYAVQMCGGDKDADLGLQVLHSLLGHKDVDVSVEDGDKRQPLLWAASAGSAKAIVALVRAGAIVESSDRDGLTGLHCAASRGHTDCMDTLLTLCGASPDVIDSNGCTALHYAVTLGHADATALLLAHGADPNRQDRKGRSPAHCGCAKGQFETVKLIGGRGANLWMRNARGDLPLHEAAASGRRELVSWLLAMRPSQVNSRNNDGRTPLHMAALNDNVDMCKILLDSGASVNPILRTSKNVFMTPLDCALQRGFRSTAKYLQMHGGVPASRLGAPVPDTQMNNSLSLQIRDDVTFWGDSSSESEEAKLRVGGRSAKKVQKRKMSMRNRKKKILVPGSSGRSKEKSVSEVVGGGSPRNVSSSRIDYSNEIIINGRTEINIHHTKEITLDAEGESSPRKVEIGSNEKITVPSSGKRPKSAKFTKLGKEKSGSDKETTTEPHGTTHSTGTSDDTTMETVIDTYVQKTELKQSSHDLPDISNTTSEEVEGPHEVLVEASVHAEPKKTEGEEEGQIKGILKTSLGTDTAKFLAKEQQQSVEKAEASRSAIIKEEIKVEATEMAMIVKEERLVEIASKATETVVEDVKEADVVEESNEEAVADGEDKVEAVISELVDEVVVEKETKVQEIKELAADFKETKELSKELEESSKGKAKKFTQKPKRKTRSKKTDQPAIMKVFKPGEKVSDSQREKSEEDTETSVSEMVSDSIDQARKTHKSFKVLSEKQAKDLEKEQKKRLEKPRSKSDDTKFKDQKRTKKCKIPAPTFQTPLSKSDRQLDRLLEKEKKRLPDIETRIPSLPNIHETTKDRFFREDSNLSAPVLPSMYTDNERGSASDFEDDTRLSSTKKKKVKKRPKTRRRESRSAGSDYESSNLIDSGFEPSPRSSRIPKWKNMSDRGVNMTSVTRSIQTNIRRYHLERKIFQHLLELKRSQIRAGQHNEAILVKRAIDHYNQSCSSTVGAGRYIAEDFTFKSFEKFLYDSLRKLQKIDVAYLKGLPDASEHLNPLLCTQSTHRCMHATHAYTGIPCAAYCK, encoded by the exons ATGTGCACCGCCGCGGCGTCTCATGGAGCGGTCCCCAGCCTACAGGGACGACAGCGTCGGCGACGTCTTTCCCACGGCGTCACTTCTTTGATGTACGCCGCTCAGCAGGGCGACGTGGAACGCGTCCGGCATCTCTTAAGATCGCAG CCATACGCCCTCTTCGATCAGGACCGTACTGGAAAAACAGGGCTGCACTATTGCTGCACTAGTGATAGTAAGAGAGCGGCCCAAGTAGCCGATTTGCTTACAATGGCCGCTCCCGATCTCGTAGAGACCCGAGATGAAGATGGCTTCACCCCGCTACACTTGGCTGTTATTGCTGGTAACACTCAATTGGTCACTTTTCTACTGGCAAATGGGGCTGATGTATCCGCAGTGGACAATGAGAAGCACACTGTGGTTCATTGGGCTACTG taTGTGGGGAAACTACTGCTCTTCGGTCAGTACTAGCCGCAGGGGCTCCTGTGTCCACCCCGGACGTTCACGGTGGATACCCACTCCACTATGCCGTTCAGATGTGTGGAGGG GACAAGGACGCCGATCTTGGCCTACAAGTCCTGCATAGCCTGCTTGGACACAAAGACGTAGACGTTTCTGTGGAGGACGGGGATAAAAGACAACCCTTATTGTGGGCGGCCAGTGCCGGGTCTGCTAAGGCCATTGTGGCCCTGGTAAGAGCAGGCGCGATAGTCGAATCTTCTGACAG GGACGGCTTAACAGGACTGCATTGCGCAGCTTCGAGAGGTCACACCGACTGTATGGATACGCTACTGACTTTATGCGGAGCTTCCCCAGATGTCATCGATAGTAATGGTTGTACTGCTTTGCATTACGCTGTTACCTTAG GTCACGCCGACGCAACGGCACTTTTATTGGCACATGGCGCAGACCCAAATAGACAGGACCGTAAAGGACGGAGTCCCGCGCATTGTGGCTGCGCAAAGGGCCAGTTTGAAACTGTGAAGCTTATTGGTGGCCGCGGGGCAAATTTGTGGATGAGAAATGCCCG GGGCGATTTGCCTTTGCATGAGGCTGCAGCTTCAGGAAGGAGAGAATTGGTCTCTTGGCTCCTTGCCATGCGGCCAAGTCAAGTAAATTCCCGAAACAACGACGGTAGAACTCCCCTGCATATGGCTGCATTGAATGATAACGTGGACATGTGCAAG ATTTTACTGGACTCCGGTGCTTCCGTCAACCCAATCCTTCGAACctccaaaaatgttttcatgaCCCCATTGGACTGCGCCCTCCAGCGTGGATTCCGCTCCACTgctaaataccttcaaatgcATGGTGGAGTCCCAGCAAGCCGCCTCGGAGCCCCCGTCCCCGATACCCAAATGAACAACTCTTTGAGTCTCCAGATAAGGGATGATGTTACTTTTTGGGGGGATAGCAGCTCCGAGAGTGAAGAGGCGAAGCTGCGGGTGGGGGGGAGAAGTGCTAAAAAAGTACAGAAAAGGAAAATGAGTATgagaaataggaaaaaaaagaTCTTAGTACCGGGAAGTAGTGGAAGGTCCAAGGAGAAATCAGTTAGTGAGGTGGTGGGAGGAGGGTCTCCGAGGAACGTGTCCTCGAGTAGAATTGATTATAGCAATGAGATTATCATTAATGGGAGAACGGAGATTAACATTCACCATACCAAGGAGATTACTTTGGACGCTGAAGGAGAAAGTTCTCCTAGAAAGGTAGAGATAGGGTCCAACGAGAAGATCACAGTACCTTCAAGCGGCAAAAGACCGAAAAGTGCCAAGTTTACAAAGCTTGGCAAAGAAAAGTCCGGTAGCGACAAAGAAACAACTACAGAACCTCATGGAACTACTCACAGTACTGGAACCTCGGACGACACTACCATGGAGACGGTAATAGACACATACGTGCAAAAGACTGAATTGAAGCAGAGCTCGCATGATTTACCGGATATTTCCAACACAACCAGCGAGGAAGTGGAGGGTCCTCACGAAGTTTTAGTTGAAGCTAGTGTTCATGCGGAACCCAAAAAGACAGAAGGAGAAGAAGAAGGGCAGATAAAGGGAATATTGAAAACCTCCCTGGGGACTGATACTGCTAAGTTTTTGGCCAAGGAGCAGCAGCAAAGTGTGGAGAAAGCTGAAGCGTCCAGAAGCGCAATTATCAAAGAAGAGATTAAAGTTGAAGCTACAGAGATGGCTATGATAGTCAAAGAGGAGAGACTTGTTGAGATTGCTAGTAAAGCAACTGAAACTGTTGTTGAAGATGTTAAAGAAGCTGATGTTGTTGAAGAAAGTAATGAAGAGGCTGTTGCGGATGGTGAAGATAAAGTTGAAGCTGTGATTTCAGAACTAGTTGATGAGGTTGTTGTTGAAAAGGAAACAAAAGTTCAAGAGATAAAGGAACTCGCAGctgattttaaagaaacaaaagagtTATCAAAGGAATTGGAAGAGTCTTCTAAAGGAAAAGCCAAGAAATTCACTCAGAAACCCAAACGTAAAACTCGTTCTAAGAAAACGGATCAACCAGCTataatgaaagtttttaagCCTGGAGAGAAAGTAAGCGACAGTCAAAGGGAAAAATCTGAAGAAGATACTGAAACCAGCGTATCAGAGATGGTGAGCGACTCCATAGATCAGGCCCGAAAGACCCATAAAAGTTTTAAGGTATTGAGTGAGAAACAGGCCAAAGATCTGGAGAAGGAACAGAAAAAACGTCTTGAGAAACCTCGCTCCAAGTCTGACGATACGAAATTTAAGGATCAAAAAAGGACGAAAAAGTGCAAAATTCCTGCACCAACATTTCAAACTCCCCTCTCAAAGAGCGATCGCCAATTAGATCGTCTATtggaaaaagagaaaaagaggCTGCCTGATATTGAAACCAGAATTCCTTCTCTTCCAAACATACATGAAACTACCAAAGACAG GTTCTTCAGGGAGGATTCCAACTTATCAGCTCCAGTCTTACCATCAATGTACACTGACAATGAACGAGGCAGTGCttctgattttgaagatgacacaagatTAAGCTCCACCAAAAAGAAGAAGGTGAAGAAGAGACCCAAGACCAGGCGCAGAGAGTCGAGGAGTGCTGGGAGTGACTACGAAAGCAGTAATTTGATTGATTCGGGATTCGAACCGAGTCCCCGGAGCAGTAGAATTCCGAAATGGAAGAATATGTCTGATCGGGGAGTCAATATGACCTCGGTTACTAGGAGTATTCAAACTAATATTCGGAG aTATCAcctggaaagaaaaatattccaacaTCTCCTAGAGTTGAAGCGTAGTCAAATTCGCGCCGGTCAGCACAACGAGGCGATCTTGGTCAAACGGGCAATTGACCACTACAACCAATCGTGTTCATCGACAGTGGGTGCGGGTCGATATATTGCAGAAGACTTCACATTCAAAAGTTTCGAGAAGTTCCTCTATGATTCGctaagaaaattgcagaaaatcgATGTCGCCTATCTGAAGGGGTTGCCCGACGCCTCTGAACATCTCAACCCTCTTTTATGCACTCAAAGTACGCACAGGTGTATGCATGCCACGCATGCCTACACTGGGATTCCATGCGCTGCATATTGTAAGTAA